The Aquipuribacter hungaricus genomic sequence TTCGGCATCGCGTTCCTGCTGCCGGTCGTCATGGTCGCGCTCAACTTCGCCGGCCTGGCCAGCGGGCACGGGCTGCTCAAGGGCTGGCGGGTGGCCATCGTCGCCTCGTTCGTCTTCGCCGCCATCGCCAGCCCGACCCCGGACATCATCGTCATGTTCGCCCTCGCCACCCCCATCGTCGGGCTGTACTGGATCGCCGTGGCGATAGCGGTGCTCAACGACCGCCGCCGGGCCCGCCGCGACGGCACCGCGGGCCTGGCCGACCACGAGGCCTCCGTGCTCGAGGACGACGAGGCCTCCCGCATCGACTGAGCGGCGGCTGCCCGGTCCGCGGGCGCCGCGACCGGCGACCGCCCGTCCCGCCGGTACCCTCCGCCCGTGGAGCACCCCCCCGGCCTCGACCTCGGCGACGCCCGCACCGACCGGACCGGGTCCCGCGTCGTGCTGGTCGTCAACCCCTCGAGCGGGGCAGGGCGCGGGGCCGCCGTCGGCGACGCGGCGCTGACCCGGCTGCGCGGTCTGGGCCACCAGGTCGAGCAGGTGGTGGCACCGGACGCGGCGACCGCCGAGCGCCTGGCCGCCCGGGCGGTGGCCCGCAGCGGGTCCGACGCCGCCGACGCCCTCGTGGTCGTCGGGGGCGACGGGGTCGTCCACCTCGGCCTCAACGTCGTCGCGGGCACCGGGGTCCCGCTCGGGGTGGTGCCCGCCGGCACGGGCAACGACCTCGCCCGGGCCTGGGGGCTGCCCTCGGACCCCGTCGCCGCGGTCGACACGGTCGACGCGTGCCTGCGGCTGCGGTCGGTGCGGCGCCTGGACGCGGTGCGCACGGTTCCGGTGGACGGCGCGGGCGGGGGTCCCCGGTGGGTCGCCGGCGTCGTGGCCGCCGGCTTCGACGCCGTGGTCAACGAGCGGGCCAACGGCTGGCGCTGGCCGCGCGGGGCGGCCCGCTACAACCTGGCCATCGCCCGGGAGCTCCCCGTCTTCCGCCCGGTGCCGTACCGCCTCGTGCTCGACGGCGACGTGTGGGAGACCGAGAGCCTGCTCGTCGCGGTCGCCAACACCGCCAGCTACGGCGGCGGGATGCGGATCGCCCCGGACGCCTCGGCGACGGACGGGCTGCTCGACGTGGTCGTCGTCCGGCCGGTGCCGCTGCACCGCTTCGT encodes the following:
- a CDS encoding diacylglycerol kinase family protein: MEHPPGLDLGDARTDRTGSRVVLVVNPSSGAGRGAAVGDAALTRLRGLGHQVEQVVAPDAATAERLAARAVARSGSDAADALVVVGGDGVVHLGLNVVAGTGVPLGVVPAGTGNDLARAWGLPSDPVAAVDTVDACLRLRSVRRLDAVRTVPVDGAGGGPRWVAGVVAAGFDAVVNERANGWRWPRGAARYNLAIARELPVFRPVPYRLVLDGDVWETESLLVAVANTASYGGGMRIAPDASATDGLLDVVVVRPVPLHRFVRLFPKVYRGTHVELDVVEVRRAATVEVTVDGGGRHPRPIVAYGDGERLGSLPRRFTATPGAVAVLAPLPT